In one Nicotiana sylvestris chromosome 8, ASM39365v2, whole genome shotgun sequence genomic region, the following are encoded:
- the LOC104215178 gene encoding uncharacterized protein, which produces MDVPPNFEEVQFTYRPPRLNGQYYGWWKTRMHNFIMVEDSELWDIICDGPYVPTKVLEVLPFSMAKTSKEYTEADKKPVEKNFRAKKILECGIGREEYNRISTYDTAKEVWEALQKAHEGTTQVKQFKIDMLTTEYEIFKMRDDESIQDMHTRFASIINKLHSLGETIPRNKLVRKILSILPRYWESKVNVITESKDL; this is translated from the coding sequence ATGGAtgttccaccaaattttgaagaagttcaatttACATACCGACCACCTAGGCtcaatggacaatactatgggtggtggaaaacAAGAATGCATAATTTTATCATGGTTGAGGATTCTGAGTTATGGGATATCATATGTgatggtccttatgttccaacCAAGGTACTGGAAGTACTTCCATTTTCAATGGCAAAAACCAGTAAAGAGTACACTGAAGCAGACAAGAAGCctgtggagaagaattttcgtgccaagaaaattctaGAATGTGGAATAGGACGTGAAGAGTACAATAGAATCTCCACCTATGACACTGCCAAGGAGgtatgggaagctttgcaaaaAGCTCATGAGGGAACCACACAAGTAAAACAGTTtaagattgatatgctcactaccgagtatgaaaTCTTCAAAATGAGGGATGATGAATccattcaagatatgcacacaagattcgCCTCCATCATAAATaagttacactcacttggtgaaactattcctaGAAACAAGCTAGTAAGGAAAATTCTCAGCATTCTGCCTAGATACTGGGAAAGCAAAGTGAATGTtattactgaatcaaaggacttatag